The following are encoded in a window of Peromyscus leucopus breed LL Stock chromosome X, UCI_PerLeu_2.1, whole genome shotgun sequence genomic DNA:
- the LOC114687039 gene encoding guanine nucleotide-binding protein G(I)/G(S)/G(O) subunit gamma-2-like has translation MVSNNIASIVQARNLVEQLKMETNIDRIKVSKVAADLMAYCGAHAKEDPLLIPVPASENPFGEKKFCTIL, from the coding sequence ATGGTCAGCAACAACATTGCCAGCATAGTACAAGCCAGGAACCTGGTAGAGCAGCTGAAGATGGAAACCAACATTGACAGGATAAAGGTGTCCAAGGTGGCTGCGGACTTGATGGCCTACTGTGGGGCACATGCCAAGGAAGACCCCCTGCTTATCCCAGTCCCAGCCTCAGAAAATCCCTTTGGGGAGAAAAAGTTCTGCACTATCCTTTAA